In Metopolophium dirhodum isolate CAU chromosome 7, ASM1992520v1, whole genome shotgun sequence, one genomic interval encodes:
- the LOC132949542 gene encoding cytochrome b5 reductase 4, with protein MATGTTRNKVALAPGHSLMDWIRLGNSGSDLTGVGGKMLSISKSELAKHNKRTDAWLAIRGTVYNVTQYMDFHPGGVDELVRGIGTDATKLFSEIHAWVNYESILQKCVVGRLVNEELFKLPDILKAATDVPESDLNMDWFQQLGFLCFVFYTKTPYPEVSITLKQPNEFRFVLNGKTRCITLHKNVNWPCVVKIVADIGKVQVKLIKKVLGLWPTFGIISTTRNIQIDYWKCELLDSFNVTHNTKFLLFKYEHNLYNHIYPGRHIYIKANVNGHVVSRPYTPVVPLVETTEYGKISEDTLCLLVKSYPNGKLSRHLCSLSQGDSIEVSRPQGSFECWTSKTNLILLAAGTGITPMLPIIWNALHSSIKNYNITLLFFNKKETCIIWKKYLDQKSAAYLSRLTVHYILSEEENSKGDTRGHIDENVIIKYFPSLHNDLKNEYAVCICGPSGFNKLCEKLVIQQGYKKDDYFVFG; from the exons ATGGCTACCG GTACGACTAGAAACAAGGTGGCACTTGCACCTGGTCATTCTCTGATGGATTGGATTCGTTTAGGCAACTCTGGGAGTGACTTAACTGGAGTTGGTGGTAAAATGTTATCTATTTCAAAATCAGAATTAGCCAAACACAATAAACGAACAGATGCTTGGTTGGCTATTCGTGGAACAGTTTACAATGTCACCCAGTACATGGACTTCCATCCTGGCGGTGTTGATGAATTAGTTAGAGGAATTGGCACAGACGCTACCAAATTGTTTTCAGAG ATACATGCTTGGGTGAATTACGAATCAATACTTCAGAAGTGTGTGGTTGGCCGATTAGTAAATGAAGAATTGTTTAAATTGCCGGATATTTTGAAAGCGGCTACAGATGTCCCCGAAAGTGATTTGAACATGGACTGGTTTCAACAACTTGGCTtcttatgttttgtattttatactaaaacacCATATCCTGAG GTGTCTATTACTTTAAAGCAACCCAATGAATTTCGTTTTGTATTGAATGGAAAAACAAGATGTATCACTTTGCATAAAAATGTCAATTGGCCTTGTGTTGTAAAAATAGTAGCAGACATTGGAAAAGTTCAAgttaaactgataaaaaaagtaCTCGGACTTTGGCCGACATTTGGAATCATATCAACAACTAGAAATATTCAAATTGATTATTGGAAATGCGAGTTACTTGATTCGTTCAATGTTACTCATAacactaaatttttattatttaagtatgaaCATAACTTGTACAATCATATATATCCCGGTcgacatatttatattaaagctaatgTGAATG GTCATGTTGTGTCACGGCCATATACTCCAGTGGTGCCTTTAGTTGAAACAACAGAGTATGGGAAAATCTCTGAAGATACTTTATGTTTACTAGTTAAAAGTTATCCAAATGGAAAATTAAGTAGACATTTGTGTTCTTTAAGCCAAGGAGATTCAATTGAAGTCAGCCGTCCACAAGGTAGTTTTGAGTGTTGGACATCAAAAACAAACCTAATTTTATTGGCTGCTGGTACTGGAATTACACCAATGTTACCAATCATATGGAATGCTTTGCATTCTTCCATTAAAAA ttataatatcacattattgtttttcaacaaaaaagAAACATGTATCATTTGGAAAAAGTACTTAGATCAAAAAAGTGCTGCTTACTTATCAAG actGACTGTACATTACATTTTGTCGGAAGAGGAAAACTCCAAGGGTGACACAAGAGGGcatattgatgaaaatgtaatcattaaatattttccttCATTACATAACGATTTAAAGAATGAATATGCAGTGTGTATTTGTGGCCCATCAGGCTTCAACAAACTATGTGAAAA gtTAGTTATCCAGCAAGGTTACAAAAAAGATGACTACTTTGTATTTGGTTGA